The following are from one region of the Paenibacillus sp. KS-LC4 genome:
- a CDS encoding N-acetyltransferase, with the protein MDSLQAVCRKATKDDVDVLFDLIQGYAEKGIMLPRTRYMLEYSINSFIVAEVGDQVVGCGSLTKLGDNLVEIRSLGMSDGYKGLGIGSKLVDGLLAAAKEQGITKVMALTYEVAFFLRNGFTVVDKEIFPEKVWTDCVNCPKQNACDEIAVLRELE; encoded by the coding sequence ATGGACAGCTTGCAGGCAGTGTGCAGAAAAGCAACCAAAGATGATGTTGACGTATTGTTTGATTTAATTCAAGGCTATGCAGAGAAAGGGATCATGCTGCCCCGTACCCGGTATATGCTTGAGTATTCGATAAATTCTTTTATTGTAGCGGAAGTAGGCGACCAGGTAGTCGGCTGCGGCTCACTGACGAAGCTCGGCGATAATTTGGTGGAGATCCGGTCACTGGGGATGTCGGATGGCTACAAGGGTCTGGGCATAGGCAGCAAGCTCGTTGACGGCTTGCTCGCTGCGGCGAAGGAACAGGGCATTACGAAGGTAATGGCGCTGACGTATGAGGTCGCTTTTTTTCTGCGGAATGGGTTTACGGTCGTCGATAAAGAAATTTTCCCGGAAAAGGTATGGACCGATTGCGTCAATTGTCCGAAGCAAAATGCTTGCGATGAAATCGCTGTGCTGAGAGAGCTGGAATAG
- the hemW gene encoding radical SAM family heme chaperone HemW produces MTIHHAPRALYIHIPFCTNKCHYCDFTSYVLKGQPVDDYLDALEREMERTISVLPPEQIDTVFVGGGTPTVLTPPQMERFLAAVRKHFPLSPEVEFSMEANPGTTDADKLAAMYAGGVNRISFGVQSFNNTLLERIGRIHNVEDVYRSLENARAAGFTNLSIDLMFGLPGQTVELLADSVQKALALELPHYSLYSLKVEENTLFHKLYERNELPLPTEDEDLNMYLLLIEQLKAGGYQHYEISNFARPGYESKHNSTYWRNEPYYGLGAGAHGYANRERHVNIKGVQPYIDATLSRLPRLDTETISELEAMEDFMMVGLRLLDGIRTADFTRQFAGKLLESYFGPIIDKHLHDGLLERLEDERGTGYRLTDKGVLLGNEVFGSFIGLEV; encoded by the coding sequence ATGACGATTCATCACGCGCCGCGAGCGCTTTATATTCATATCCCTTTTTGTACGAATAAGTGCCATTACTGCGATTTTACGTCTTATGTGCTGAAAGGTCAGCCGGTAGACGATTATTTGGATGCGCTGGAGCGCGAAATGGAGCGGACGATCAGTGTGCTGCCGCCTGAGCAAATCGACACCGTATTCGTAGGTGGGGGAACGCCGACGGTGCTTACACCGCCGCAGATGGAGCGGTTTCTCGCTGCTGTCCGCAAGCATTTTCCGCTGTCTCCAGAAGTTGAGTTTTCGATGGAGGCCAATCCCGGCACGACCGATGCTGATAAGCTTGCGGCGATGTATGCTGGCGGGGTGAACCGGATCAGCTTTGGCGTGCAATCGTTTAATAATACGCTGCTGGAGCGTATCGGCCGCATTCACAATGTAGAGGATGTATATCGCAGCTTGGAGAACGCGAGAGCCGCAGGCTTCACGAATTTGTCGATCGACCTCATGTTTGGCTTGCCGGGGCAGACGGTTGAGCTGCTTGCGGACAGCGTGCAGAAGGCGCTAGCGCTTGAGCTGCCGCATTATTCGCTGTACAGCCTTAAAGTGGAGGAAAACACGCTGTTCCACAAGCTGTATGAGCGCAATGAGCTGCCGCTGCCGACAGAGGATGAGGATTTAAATATGTACTTGCTGCTGATTGAGCAGCTTAAGGCTGGCGGCTATCAGCATTATGAAATAAGCAATTTTGCACGCCCAGGCTATGAGAGCAAGCATAACTCAACCTACTGGCGCAACGAGCCTTATTATGGACTTGGAGCCGGTGCGCATGGGTACGCAAATCGCGAGCGCCATGTTAATATCAAGGGGGTACAGCCCTATATCGACGCTACGCTGTCGCGTCTGCCGCGGCTTGATACGGAGACGATTTCCGAGCTAGAGGCGATGGAGGACTTTATGATGGTCGGCCTGCGCTTGCTCGATGGCATTCGGACAGCTGATTTCACCCGGCAGTTTGCTGGGAAGCTGCTGGAAAGCTACTTTGGCCCGATCATTGACAAGCATTTGCATGATGGCCTGCTGGAGCGCTTAGAGGATGAGCGTGGTACGGGTTATCGGCTGACGGATAAAGGCGTATTGCTTGGCAACGAGGTGTTTGGTTCGTTTATTGGTTTGGAAGTTTAG
- the lepA gene encoding translation elongation factor 4 → MADVRDRQKKIRNFSIIAHIDHGKSTLADRILEYTGALTSREMQAQVLDQMDLERERGITIKLQAVRLSYKADDGVEYLLNLIDTPGHVDFTYEVSRSLAACEGALLVVDAAQGIEAQTLANVYLALDNNLEILPVINKIDLPSAEPDRVKQEIEDVIGLDASEAVHASAKAGIGIKEILEQVVSKVPAPTGDPDQPLKALIFDSHYDAYKGVIVYVRVIDGSIKAGKKIRFMATGAEFEVIEVGAFMPRMGIVDELAVGDVGFVVAGIKNVKDTRVGDTVTEAKRPAPEALPGYRRINPMVFCGLYPIETQDYNDLREALEKLELNDASLRYEPETSTALGFGFRCGFLGLLHMEIIQERIEREFNIPLITTAPSVIYQVTLTDGTVMSIDNPSNLPEQGKLDFIEEPYVKAAIIVPNDYVGAIMDLCQNKRGEFVNMEYLDTNRVTITYEIPLSEIVYDFFDQLKSSTKGYASFDYEVSGYRKSNLVKMDIMLNGEQVDALSVIVHRDRAFFRGRIICQKMKELIPRQMFEVPIQASLGTKVIARETVKAMRKNVLAKCYGGDISRKRKLLEKQKEGKKRMKQVGSVEVPQEAFMAVLKIDES, encoded by the coding sequence ATGGCTGACGTACGTGACCGACAAAAGAAAATTAGAAACTTCTCGATTATCGCGCATATTGACCACGGGAAGTCTACGCTTGCGGATCGCATTTTGGAATACACAGGGGCGCTCACTTCGCGAGAAATGCAAGCTCAGGTGCTGGACCAAATGGATTTGGAGCGGGAGCGCGGAATTACAATTAAGCTGCAGGCCGTTCGTCTGTCCTATAAGGCGGATGACGGTGTGGAATACTTGCTCAATTTGATTGATACGCCTGGACACGTCGATTTTACATATGAAGTTTCCCGCAGTCTTGCTGCTTGCGAGGGCGCGCTGCTCGTTGTAGACGCTGCGCAAGGAATTGAGGCGCAGACGCTTGCCAATGTATATTTGGCACTCGACAACAATCTCGAAATTCTTCCCGTCATCAACAAAATCGACTTGCCAAGCGCAGAGCCAGATCGCGTCAAGCAGGAGATTGAGGATGTTATCGGGCTGGATGCAAGCGAGGCGGTTCATGCTTCGGCGAAGGCAGGCATTGGCATTAAGGAGATTTTGGAGCAGGTCGTTTCAAAGGTTCCAGCTCCTACAGGTGATCCTGATCAGCCGCTGAAGGCGCTGATTTTTGACTCTCACTACGATGCATACAAAGGCGTTATCGTTTACGTTCGAGTTATTGACGGCAGCATTAAAGCGGGCAAGAAAATTCGTTTTATGGCGACTGGTGCTGAGTTTGAGGTTATTGAGGTCGGAGCGTTTATGCCGCGTATGGGTATCGTGGACGAGCTCGCTGTCGGTGATGTAGGCTTCGTCGTTGCCGGTATTAAAAATGTAAAAGACACGCGTGTCGGTGATACCGTAACTGAGGCGAAGCGACCGGCACCGGAAGCATTACCAGGCTACCGCCGCATTAATCCAATGGTATTCTGCGGATTATATCCGATTGAAACACAGGATTATAACGATTTGCGCGAAGCGCTTGAGAAGCTTGAGCTGAATGATGCTTCGCTGCGCTACGAGCCGGAAACGTCGACGGCACTAGGCTTCGGCTTCCGCTGCGGTTTCTTGGGTTTGCTCCATATGGAAATTATCCAAGAGCGTATTGAGCGTGAATTCAACATTCCGCTTATTACGACGGCGCCAAGCGTTATTTATCAGGTGACGCTGACGGATGGAACGGTCATGAGCATCGACAATCCGTCCAATCTACCAGAGCAGGGCAAGCTTGATTTTATTGAGGAGCCTTACGTCAAAGCAGCCATTATCGTACCGAATGATTATGTCGGCGCCATTATGGATTTGTGCCAGAACAAGCGCGGCGAGTTCGTGAACATGGAATATTTGGATACGAACCGCGTCACGATTACGTATGAAATTCCACTTTCGGAAATTGTATATGATTTCTTCGACCAGTTGAAATCCAGCACGAAGGGCTATGCCTCCTTTGACTATGAAGTATCCGGCTACCGCAAGTCCAACCTTGTGAAGATGGATATTATGCTGAATGGCGAACAGGTCGATGCATTGTCGGTTATCGTTCACCGCGACCGGGCGTTCTTCCGCGGACGGATCATCTGCCAGAAGATGAAGGAGCTCATCCCGCGTCAAATGTTCGAGGTGCCGATTCAAGCATCGTTAGGTACTAAGGTTATTGCCCGTGAAACCGTTAAGGCGATGCGCAAAAACGTACTTGCCAAATGTTACGGCGGCGACATTAGCCGGAAGCGCAAGCTGCTTGAGAAGCAAAAAGAGGGCAAGAAGCGCATGAAGCAGGTCGGCAGCGTTGAGGTGCCGCAGGAAGCGTTCATGGCGGTGCTCAAGATCGACGAAAGCTAG
- a CDS encoding stage II sporulation protein P yields MRRKIMLLDLAYGSRKIRQLLVTGRTFAVLSLCSMIFFVIIGIAAVAHRQAAAAPVSSMKGFAAAVSSGLFGDMLEMELPAYQGSNQSGDLSVPQVSAFLVRLMTDINPTQPKSLLAAGIPGMNAGDSFLIRKGSGTDTAIGPEDNEPIPSHAEEGAAGEQPIVEPQPSLPPSAVDPADKPDQSGSGNTKPSTGEAKVAFIYHSHNRESWYPELKGSAKDPNSSTTNITLVGKRLAEQLEKRGVGALHSETDYPTAMKNYKWELSYKYSMKTVKEALASSKNLKFLFDLHRDSQKRKYTTTEIKGKSYAQVYFIIGHKNPNWKENEAFATKIHEALEKQYPGISRGIWGKTAATGNGEYNQSLASDSVLIEVGGVDNTLVESYRTADVLAKVIADIYWQDEKVSAPQS; encoded by the coding sequence ATGAGACGGAAAATCATGCTGCTCGATTTGGCGTATGGAAGCCGGAAAATTCGGCAATTGCTGGTCACAGGAAGAACATTCGCTGTTCTTTCTTTATGTTCGATGATTTTTTTCGTCATTATAGGCATTGCGGCAGTTGCCCATCGTCAAGCGGCTGCTGCGCCGGTGTCTTCGATGAAGGGTTTTGCAGCGGCGGTATCTAGCGGTTTGTTCGGGGATATGCTGGAAATGGAGCTGCCTGCCTATCAGGGCAGCAATCAGTCTGGCGATCTGTCTGTGCCGCAGGTAAGTGCTTTTCTAGTCAGGCTGATGACGGATATTAATCCTACCCAGCCCAAAAGCCTGTTAGCGGCAGGTATTCCCGGCATGAATGCCGGAGATTCCTTCCTCATCCGCAAGGGCAGCGGAACCGATACCGCCATTGGGCCAGAGGATAATGAGCCGATACCTTCGCATGCCGAAGAAGGAGCGGCAGGCGAACAGCCGATTGTGGAGCCGCAGCCATCGCTGCCGCCAAGCGCTGTTGATCCGGCGGACAAGCCGGATCAAAGCGGCAGCGGAAATACGAAGCCATCTACGGGAGAAGCGAAGGTCGCATTCATCTATCATTCCCATAATCGGGAATCGTGGTACCCGGAGCTAAAGGGTAGCGCAAAGGACCCAAATTCCAGCACAACGAACATTACATTGGTCGGCAAGCGGCTTGCAGAGCAGCTTGAGAAGCGCGGGGTAGGCGCCTTGCATTCCGAAACGGATTATCCGACTGCTATGAAAAATTACAAATGGGAGCTGTCCTATAAATATTCCATGAAGACGGTAAAAGAGGCGCTGGCAAGCAGCAAAAATTTGAAGTTTTTATTCGATCTGCATCGCGATTCGCAGAAGCGCAAATATACGACGACCGAGATTAAGGGAAAAAGCTACGCGCAGGTTTATTTTATCATCGGTCATAAAAATCCCAACTGGAAGGAAAATGAGGCATTTGCCACTAAAATTCATGAGGCGCTGGAAAAGCAGTATCCGGGCATTTCCAGGGGGATATGGGGCAAAACAGCTGCCACAGGCAATGGTGAATATAATCAATCGCTTGCCTCGGACAGCGTGCTAATTGAGGTAGGTGGAGTAGACAATACGCTGGTAGAGTCATATCGCACCGCAGATGTGCTGGCTAAAGTAATCGCTGATATTTATTGGCAGGATGAGAAGGTTTCAGCTCCGCAAAGTTAA
- the gpr gene encoding GPR endopeptidase has protein sequence MGQLDLQAYNVRTDLALEAKEMAEQSGGVIPGIYSERQDEDGIVITSLHVQNEQGAAAIGKMQGHYVTLEVPGLRTQDTELQNRVATMFAKHFETFLERIGVGKTARVLIVGLGNWNVTPDALGPIVVENVMVTRHFFELMPDQVAPGYRAVSAIAPGVLGITGIESSDIIQGIAERTKPDVIIAVDALASKAVERVNTTIQIADTGIHPGSGIGNKRKGLTKEILGIPVIAIGVPTVVYASTIVNNTLELMRQHIETNKGDSNQVFGIMNQLEEQERLQLVKEVLHPLGHDLLVTPKEIDQFIEDIANIIASGLNASLHDAVDTDNVAAYTH, from the coding sequence GTGGGACAACTTGATTTGCAAGCTTATAACGTTCGAACAGATTTGGCGCTGGAAGCAAAAGAAATGGCCGAGCAGTCGGGCGGAGTCATTCCGGGCATTTATTCCGAGCGCCAGGATGAGGATGGCATCGTCATTACTAGCCTTCATGTCCAAAATGAGCAAGGGGCCGCTGCAATTGGCAAAATGCAGGGCCACTACGTCACGCTGGAGGTTCCGGGACTGCGTACGCAGGATACAGAGCTGCAAAACCGGGTGGCGACGATGTTCGCCAAGCATTTTGAGACCTTTCTAGAACGCATCGGTGTTGGCAAGACAGCACGGGTGCTTATTGTTGGACTGGGCAACTGGAACGTGACGCCGGATGCACTGGGGCCAATTGTTGTCGAAAACGTAATGGTGACCCGCCATTTTTTTGAGCTGATGCCCGATCAGGTTGCACCTGGCTATCGTGCGGTCAGCGCAATTGCACCTGGTGTATTAGGCATTACAGGCATTGAGTCCAGCGACATTATTCAAGGCATTGCCGAGCGGACGAAGCCCGATGTCATTATTGCCGTTGATGCACTTGCATCCAAAGCGGTGGAAAGGGTGAACACGACGATTCAAATTGCTGATACCGGCATTCATCCCGGCTCTGGCATCGGCAATAAGCGCAAAGGGCTCACGAAGGAGATTTTAGGAATTCCGGTAATAGCTATCGGGGTCCCGACTGTCGTATATGCTTCTACCATTGTGAATAATACGCTGGAGCTGATGCGTCAGCACATTGAAACGAACAAGGGCGACAGCAATCAGGTATTCGGCATCATGAACCAGCTGGAGGAGCAGGAGCGGCTGCAGCTCGTCAAAGAGGTGCTTCACCCGCTCGGCCATGATTTGCTCGTAACGCCGAAGGAAATTGACCAATTTATCGAGGATATCGCGAACATTATTGCGAGCGGGCTCAATGCTTCGCTGCACGATGCGGTTGACACCGACAATGTAGCAGCCTATACCCATTAA
- the rpsT gene encoding 30S ribosomal protein S20: MPNIKSAIKRVKTSEKRRALNASQKSALRTAVKSADQAIAGTDVAVAKTALIAATKKLDKAVTKGLIHKNAAARKKSRLAKKLNALSAQA, encoded by the coding sequence ATGCCAAACATTAAATCCGCAATTAAACGCGTCAAAACGAGCGAAAAACGCCGCGCTTTGAACGCTTCCCAAAAATCCGCGCTTCGTACGGCTGTTAAATCTGCTGACCAAGCTATCGCCGGCACTGATGTAGCTGTTGCTAAAACAGCTCTAATCGCTGCGACGAAAAAATTGGACAAGGCGGTTACTAAAGGCCTGATTCATAAAAATGCGGCTGCCCGCAAAAAATCTCGTCTTGCTAAAAAGCTTAACGCTCTTTCGGCGCAAGCTTAA
- the holA gene encoding DNA polymerase III subunit delta — MDGKEALKEIKGKRFRPVYVVFGKDRYRIQQFADTLADAMFTADERELGIVKFDTAESLLDEAVLEAETLPFFVERKLVIVRDAVVFAAGGKEGGKLEHRTDRLQQYIENPSETTVMLFLVHAEKLDERRKLVKQLKDRNALIAFQELDASELKGWAIRRAAEQKRTLDTEAAELLLLRVGAHMQQLALEVDKLCLHAGAGGQIGRKEVELLTVSTVEEDVFALVDAIAELQVDRSLRLYRQLLIRREEPIKIAALIARQLRIMLQIKELEQHRYSPQQMAGQLGLHPYAVKLAAEKCRKFSTSRLGALLSAIADLDYKMKTGQLDKNFGLELYLLSLGVEKRMA; from the coding sequence TTGGATGGGAAAGAGGCATTAAAGGAAATTAAGGGCAAGCGATTTCGCCCTGTATACGTCGTTTTCGGCAAGGACCGTTACCGGATTCAGCAGTTTGCCGACACGCTTGCTGACGCGATGTTCACCGCCGATGAGCGGGAGCTGGGCATCGTCAAATTCGATACAGCGGAGAGTTTGCTGGATGAGGCCGTGCTTGAAGCGGAGACGCTGCCCTTCTTCGTTGAACGCAAGCTGGTCATCGTTAGAGATGCTGTCGTATTTGCGGCTGGCGGAAAAGAGGGCGGCAAGCTTGAGCATCGCACCGACCGCTTGCAGCAATATATTGAGAATCCTTCTGAAACAACGGTCATGCTGTTTCTAGTTCACGCGGAGAAGCTTGATGAACGGCGCAAGCTCGTCAAGCAGCTGAAGGATCGCAATGCGCTCATTGCTTTTCAAGAGCTGGATGCATCGGAATTGAAGGGCTGGGCTATCCGCCGGGCGGCTGAACAGAAACGGACGCTGGATACGGAGGCGGCTGAGCTGCTTCTGTTACGTGTCGGAGCTCATATGCAGCAGCTGGCACTGGAAGTGGACAAGCTCTGCCTGCACGCAGGTGCTGGCGGTCAGATTGGACGCAAGGAAGTGGAGCTGCTGACGGTGTCGACTGTGGAAGAGGATGTATTCGCATTGGTGGATGCCATTGCGGAATTGCAGGTGGACAGGTCGCTGCGATTGTATAGACAATTGCTCATCAGACGCGAGGAGCCGATAAAAATCGCGGCGCTCATTGCCCGTCAGCTGCGAATTATGCTGCAAATTAAAGAGCTGGAGCAGCATCGCTATTCACCGCAGCAAATGGCTGGACAGCTAGGACTGCATCCTTATGCGGTCAAGCTGGCTGCGGAGAAGTGCCGGAAGTTTTCGACGTCACGGCTAGGGGCATTGCTTTCCGCTATTGCCGATTTGGATTATAAGATGAAGACGGGGCAATTGGATAAAAACTTTGGTCTTGAGCTATATTTATTATCGCTTGGCGTGGAAAAACGGATGGCATAA